In the Streptomyces sp. BHT-5-2 genome, one interval contains:
- a CDS encoding transporter, which yields MSTQATAPSPLPVFIRLKLTLLRNGLRQSTGRAVAFAFSALAGLLLAAVVVLGLVALRGNPYAGVLAVILTGLLTLGWAVMPLFFPTGDETLDPTRLVMLPLRPRPLIGALLAASLVGVGPLVTLALATAAVIAVADGALSALVGVLAVVLVVLVCVTLARAIATASTRLLTSRRGRDLAVLGGLFVAFGAQGINLAVQRLGRPDGLAFLEPLGEVLRWVPPASALSAVDDTAHGAYGRAAAGLALTVLALALLLWWWQRTLTTLLTSPDASTLQAVEKDSARRPVGAERGLARLLPGGRTGTVMLRTLRYAWRDPKSKMSWAMSLGFGLLMPVVYSTQGNRSVYIALWAAGMLGMQMFNQFGQDTSAFWMVAQTVATARDAYTELKARALAVALVAVPYTMLVGVLAAALIGPWSAFPEVYGLSLALLGALMATGAMASALAPYSIPSEGNKNVAAGQGSLVWSSFLAGVLASGALISPLLGLTIWLHVADLHALLWILLPAGALYGLGVAALGLRMAAPRVVSRLPEILAAVSKG from the coding sequence ATGAGCACCCAAGCCACCGCCCCCTCGCCCCTCCCGGTCTTCATACGCCTCAAGCTGACCCTGCTGCGCAACGGCCTGCGCCAGTCGACCGGGCGAGCCGTCGCCTTCGCCTTCTCAGCCCTGGCCGGGCTGCTCCTCGCCGCCGTGGTCGTGCTCGGCCTGGTGGCGCTGCGCGGCAATCCGTACGCCGGGGTGCTCGCCGTCATCCTCACCGGGCTCCTCACCCTGGGGTGGGCGGTGATGCCGCTGTTCTTCCCCACCGGCGACGAGACCCTCGACCCGACCCGCCTGGTGATGCTGCCGCTGCGGCCCCGCCCGCTGATCGGCGCCCTGCTGGCGGCATCCCTGGTCGGCGTCGGCCCGCTCGTCACCCTCGCCCTGGCGACCGCCGCCGTGATCGCGGTCGCGGACGGGGCGCTCTCCGCGCTCGTCGGCGTCCTGGCCGTCGTCCTGGTGGTGCTGGTCTGCGTCACCCTGGCACGGGCCATCGCCACCGCCTCGACGCGGCTGCTGACCAGCCGCCGCGGCCGCGACCTCGCGGTGCTGGGCGGCCTGTTCGTCGCCTTCGGCGCCCAGGGCATCAACCTCGCCGTCCAGCGCCTGGGCCGCCCCGACGGCCTGGCCTTCCTGGAACCGCTGGGCGAAGTGCTGCGCTGGGTGCCGCCGGCCTCCGCCCTGAGCGCCGTCGACGACACGGCGCACGGTGCCTACGGCCGCGCCGCGGCCGGCCTGGCACTGACGGTGCTCGCCCTGGCCCTCCTCCTGTGGTGGTGGCAGCGCACCCTGACCACCCTGCTGACGTCGCCCGACGCCTCCACCCTCCAGGCCGTGGAGAAAGACAGCGCACGCCGGCCCGTCGGCGCCGAACGCGGGCTCGCGCGACTGCTGCCCGGCGGACGCACGGGCACCGTCATGCTGCGCACACTGCGCTACGCCTGGCGCGACCCGAAGTCCAAGATGTCCTGGGCCATGTCGCTCGGCTTCGGTCTGCTGATGCCGGTCGTCTACTCCACCCAGGGCAACCGCAGCGTCTACATCGCCTTGTGGGCTGCCGGGATGCTCGGGATGCAGATGTTCAACCAGTTCGGGCAGGACACCTCGGCGTTCTGGATGGTGGCCCAGACGGTAGCCACCGCGCGCGACGCCTACACGGAGCTGAAGGCACGCGCGCTGGCCGTGGCGCTGGTGGCCGTCCCGTACACCATGCTGGTCGGCGTCCTCGCCGCAGCCCTCATCGGCCCGTGGTCGGCCTTCCCGGAGGTCTACGGCCTCTCGTTGGCCCTGCTGGGCGCCCTGATGGCCACCGGCGCGATGGCCTCGGCGCTGGCCCCGTACTCCATCCCCTCGGAAGGCAACAAGAACGTCGCCGCCGGCCAGGGCTCGCTCGTATGGTCCAGCTTCCTGGCCGGAGTACTGGCCTCCGGCGCGCTGATCTCGCCCCTCCTCGGCCTGACCATCTGGCTCCATGTGGCGGACCTGCACGCCCTGTTGTGGATCCTGCTGCCGGCCGGCGCGCTGTACGGCCTGGGCGTCGCGGCACTGGGCCTCCGGATGGCGGCCCCGCGCGTGGTGTCACGACTGCCGGAGATTCTGGCGGCCGTGAGCAAGGGGTGA
- a CDS encoding ABC transporter ATP-binding protein, translated as MANEPGKKQARDGSVTTPGGAVDGPPAVRIEGLWKRFGEQTAVHGIDLTLPAGHFIGLVGPNGAGKTTTLSMVTGLLRPDSGLVEIGGHDVWRDPVAVKSKIGVLPEGLRLFERLSGRELLAYIGRLRGLPGAEVDKRAGQLLDVLDLSGSQHKLVVDYSTGMRKKIGLAAALLHNPEILFLDEPFEGVDPVSAQTIRGVLERYTSSGATVIFSSHVMELVESLCDWVAVMAAGKIRAQGPLAEVRGAAPSLQDAFLELVGARGRGAGQNLDWLGGGAR; from the coding sequence GTGGCCAACGAACCGGGGAAGAAGCAAGCGCGGGACGGGTCGGTCACGACCCCGGGCGGCGCCGTGGACGGGCCGCCCGCGGTCCGCATCGAGGGCCTGTGGAAGCGGTTCGGCGAGCAGACCGCCGTCCACGGCATCGATCTGACGCTGCCGGCGGGCCACTTCATCGGCCTGGTGGGGCCCAACGGCGCCGGCAAGACCACCACGCTCTCCATGGTGACGGGCCTGCTGCGGCCCGACTCCGGACTGGTCGAGATCGGCGGCCACGACGTCTGGCGCGACCCGGTGGCGGTCAAGTCCAAGATCGGCGTGCTGCCGGAGGGCCTGCGCCTCTTCGAGCGCCTCTCCGGGCGCGAACTCCTCGCCTACATAGGCAGGTTGCGCGGCCTTCCGGGCGCCGAGGTCGACAAACGGGCCGGCCAGCTGCTGGACGTGCTCGACCTCTCCGGCTCCCAGCACAAGCTCGTCGTGGACTACTCCACCGGTATGCGCAAGAAGATCGGGCTCGCCGCGGCCCTGCTGCACAACCCCGAAATACTCTTCCTGGACGAGCCCTTCGAGGGCGTCGACCCGGTGTCCGCGCAGACCATCCGCGGCGTCCTGGAGCGCTACACCTCCTCCGGCGCCACCGTGATCTTCTCCAGCCACGTCATGGAGCTGGTCGAGTCGCTCTGCGACTGGGTCGCGGTGATGGCCGCCGGCAAGATCCGCGCACAGGGCCCGCTGGCCGAGGTGCGCGGCGCCGCGCCCTCCCTCCAGGACGCCTTCCTCGAACTGGTCGGCGCCCGCGGCCGCGGCGCCGGGCAGAACCTCGACTGGCTGGGCGGCGGCGCCCGATGA
- a CDS encoding bifunctional DNA primase/polymerase → MEETIGVTGAPQIPKQRGEQLIETAVRYAEERHWEVFPGAWLEHDGDRPRCSCSAVNCPSPGAHPTAPGWAGTATGSATAVRRMWSKHPRASILLPTGRAFEALDVPEMAGCLALARMERLGLTLGPVTRTPDRRMLFLVLPGASAKVPDLVRNLGWAPAALDLICRGEGEYIAAPPTRVGSHGAVQWARRPTASNRWLPDAEELISPLAYACARDAAALRAR, encoded by the coding sequence GTGGAAGAGACCATCGGAGTCACAGGAGCCCCGCAGATCCCCAAACAGCGCGGCGAGCAACTCATCGAAACTGCGGTGCGTTATGCGGAGGAACGCCATTGGGAGGTGTTCCCCGGCGCATGGCTGGAGCACGACGGCGACCGGCCGCGCTGCTCGTGCAGCGCCGTCAACTGCCCCTCCCCCGGGGCCCATCCGACCGCGCCGGGCTGGGCCGGCACGGCCACCGGCAGCGCCACCGCCGTCCGCCGGATGTGGAGCAAGCACCCGCGGGCGTCGATCCTGCTGCCGACGGGCCGGGCGTTCGAGGCTCTGGACGTGCCCGAGATGGCGGGCTGCCTGGCGCTGGCCCGGATGGAGCGGCTCGGACTGACCCTCGGCCCGGTGACCCGCACGCCGGACCGTCGGATGCTCTTCCTCGTCCTCCCCGGCGCCTCCGCGAAGGTCCCGGACCTGGTGCGGAACCTCGGCTGGGCGCCGGCCGCGCTCGACCTGATCTGCCGCGGCGAGGGCGAGTACATCGCCGCGCCGCCGACCCGGGTCGGCTCGCACGGCGCGGTGCAGTGGGCGCGCCGCCCCACCGCCAGCAACCGCTGGCTGCCGGATGCGGAAGAGCTGATCAGCCCGCTGGCGTACGCCTGCGCACGCGACGCGGCGGCGCTCCGCGCCCGCTGA
- a CDS encoding transcriptional regulator gives MAARPLVARQPNERLQALIQEAGCSNAGLARRVNMCGAEHGLDLRYDKTSVARWLRGQQPRGRAPAIIAEALGRKLARTVTIDEIGMADGKNLASGVGLQFSPTVLGAIEQVCELWRSDVGRRDFLSGSTVAASALVEPSRDWLITGADSQVSRNAGARVGISDVAAVRAMTSALSELDHRFGSGHVRPVVVHYLNSVVSGLLAGSYREAVGRELFAAVARLTELGGYMAVDTGQPGLAQRYYIQALRLAQAAGDRGYGGYVLAASMSHLAASLGNPREIAQLARAAQEGARGQVTPRAEAMFFAAEARGHALMGDARAFQSVAGRAVAAMERAEAAADAGDDPAWIGHFDPAYLADELAHCHRDLGQPVPAAQCAQEALEGHPASRARRRAIGMVLLASAQAQQREVELACHTGTRAIELLGALRSDRGTEYLDDFRQRLEPYQDEPVVREFTARMELRVAA, from the coding sequence ATGGCCGCCAGGCCACTCGTCGCGCGCCAGCCCAATGAACGGCTGCAGGCGCTCATCCAGGAGGCCGGCTGTTCCAACGCCGGTCTGGCCCGCCGCGTCAACATGTGCGGCGCGGAACACGGCCTCGACCTGCGCTACGACAAGACCTCCGTGGCCCGTTGGCTCCGCGGGCAGCAGCCGCGGGGCCGCGCCCCGGCCATCATCGCGGAGGCACTGGGCCGCAAACTGGCCCGCACGGTCACCATCGACGAGATCGGGATGGCCGACGGGAAGAACCTCGCGTCCGGGGTGGGGCTACAGTTCTCACCCACCGTCCTGGGCGCCATCGAGCAGGTCTGCGAGCTGTGGCGCAGTGACGTGGGGCGCCGGGACTTCCTCAGCGGATCCACGGTCGCCGCCTCCGCGCTGGTGGAGCCCAGCCGGGACTGGCTGATCACCGGGGCGGACAGCCAGGTGTCCCGCAACGCCGGGGCCCGGGTGGGCATTTCGGACGTCGCGGCCGTACGGGCCATGACGTCGGCGCTCAGTGAACTGGACCACCGCTTCGGCTCCGGGCACGTCCGGCCGGTCGTCGTGCACTACCTCAACAGCGTCGTCTCGGGGCTGCTGGCGGGGTCGTACCGCGAGGCGGTCGGCCGGGAACTCTTCGCCGCGGTCGCGCGGTTGACCGAACTGGGCGGCTACATGGCCGTCGACACGGGGCAACCGGGTCTGGCGCAGCGCTACTACATCCAGGCGCTGCGGCTGGCGCAGGCGGCCGGCGACCGCGGCTACGGCGGCTATGTGCTGGCCGCCAGCATGAGCCATCTGGCCGCGTCGCTGGGGAATCCGCGGGAGATCGCCCAGTTGGCGCGGGCCGCCCAGGAGGGGGCGCGGGGGCAGGTCACGCCCCGGGCGGAGGCGATGTTCTTCGCCGCGGAGGCGCGCGGCCATGCCCTGATGGGCGACGCCCGGGCCTTCCAGTCGGTCGCGGGCCGTGCGGTGGCGGCCATGGAGCGGGCCGAGGCGGCCGCCGACGCCGGCGACGACCCGGCGTGGATCGGCCACTTCGACCCGGCATACCTGGCCGACGAACTGGCGCACTGCCACCGGGACTTGGGTCAGCCCGTCCCGGCCGCGCAGTGCGCGCAGGAGGCGCTGGAGGGCCATCCGGCGAGCCGGGCGCGCCGCCGCGCCATCGGGATGGTGCTGCTGGCCAGCGCCCAGGCGCAGCAGCGGGAGGTCGAGCTGGCCTGCCATACGGGCACCCGGGCGATCGAGTTGCTGGGTGCGCTGCGCTCGGACCGCGGTACGGAATACCTGGACGACTTCCGGCAACGCCTGGAGCCGTATCAGGACGAACCAGTCGTAAGGGAATTCACCGCACGGATGGAACTCCGCGTCGCGGCGTGA